DNA from Vibrio japonicus:
TGGTCAACAAGAAACGTTCCTGAACGTGAAAGGCATTGACGCAGTATTAGAAGCCACTAAGCACGTTTATGCTTCGCTATTTAATGATCGCGCTATCTCTTACCGCGTACACCAAGGTTTCGACCACAGAGGCATTTCACTATCGGCAGGTATCCAACGCATGGTACGTTCGGATAAAGCGTCTTCTGGTGTTATGTTCACTCTGGATACAGAATCAGGCTTTGACCAAGTGGTGTTCATCACTTCGGCTTGGGGTCTAGGTGAAATGGTCGTACAGGGCGCTGTGAACCCAGACGAGTTCTACGTACACAAACCACTGCTTGAAGCGGGCCAAAACGCTATCGTTAAGAAAACGTTTGGTTCTAAACTGACTAAGATGATCTACTCAACCAACCAAGAGATTGGTAAGCAGGTTGATATCGTTGATACTTCAGACGCAGAGCGCAGCGAATTCTCTCTAAACGAAGAAGAAATCAAAGAGCTAGCGAAACAAGCGATGATCATCGAGAAGCACTACCAGCGTCCAATGGACATTGAGTGGGCAAAAGATGGTATCGATGGCAAACTATACATCGTTCAAGCTCGTCCTGAAACCGTGTGTTCTCAGAGCGATCAAAACGTTATTGAGCGCTACGAACTGAACAACAAAGCAGAAGTATTGGTAGAAGGTCGTGCAATCGGACAACGTATCGGCAGCGGTAAAGTTCGCCTAGTAGATTCACTGGATCAAATGTCTCTGGTTCAAGAAGGTGATGTTCTGGTTACAGACATGACTGACCCAGACTGGGAACCAGTAATGAAAAAGGCTTCTGCCATTGTCACTAACCGTGGTGGCCGTACTTGTCACGCAGCAATCATTGCACGTGAGCTCGGTATCCCTGCTATCGTCGGTTGTGGTAACGCGACATCAAGCCTGACTGACGGCGCGACCGTAACTGTCTCTTGTGCTGAAGGTGAAACGGGTTACGTTTACCAAGGCGAACTGGACTTTGAAATCAAACGTTCTTCGGTTGACGAGCTACCACTGCTGTCTACGAAAGTGATGATGAACGTGGGTAACCCAGACCGCGCGTTTGATTTTGCTCAGATTCCAAACGAAGGTGTGGGCCTAGCGCGACTAGAATTCATCATCAACAAGATGATCGGCATTCACCCGAAAGCACTACTCAACTTCGATGCGCAAACTGACGAGCTAAAAGCAGAAATCACTCAACGTATTCGCGGCTACAAAGACCCAGTGGATTTCTACGTAAGCAAACTGACAGAAGGCGTGGCGACCATCGCAGCGGCATTCTGGCCAAAACGTGTCATCGTTCGTTTGTCTGACTTCAAATCAAACGAGTACAGCAACCTAGTCGGTGGCCAAGGCTACGAGCCGCACGAAGAAAACCCAATGCTAGGTTTCCGTGGTGCTTCTCGCTACATTTCTCCAGTGTTTGAAGACTGTTTCGAGCTAGAAACTCAAGCAATCAAACGCGTACGTAACGAAATGGGCTTGAAGAACGTTGAAATCATGATCCCGTTCGTTCGCACTCCAAGTGAAGCGGCATCGGTCATTGATTTGCTGGCTAAATTTGACCTACGCCGCGGCGACCAAGGTCTGAAAGTCATCATGATGTGTGAGCTGCCATCTAACGCGGTATTGGCTGACGAATTCTTGAAGTACTTCGATGGTTTCTCTATCGGCTCTAACGATATGACTCAGCTAACACTGGGCTTAGACCGCGATTCAGGTGATGTTGCTCACTTGTTTGATGAGCGTAACCCAGCAGTGAAAGTGATGCTTAAGATGGCGATTGATGCGGCAACGAAAGCGGGTAAATACGTAGGTATTTGTGGTCAAGGACCTTCAGACCATGACGACTTAGCAGAGTGGTTAATGGAGCAAGGTATTAGCTCTGTATCGCTAAACCCAGATACCGTTATTGATACGTGGCTAAAACTAGGCAACGTATCTACTAACTAATAATTAGACGAAATAACAAAGGCGGCTCAGTGAGCCGCCTTTTCTTTATCTAATAAACTTGAGTTGCGAAAGTTCGCCTTCACACCAATATTAGAACTTGTAACCGCCGCCAATCATAAATACCCAAGGGTCGATTTCAACGTCCGTTGTATGCTTTTCACCATTGAAAGTGTAATTCGCCTCCGTTTCGATATCGATATACCAAACTGACGCGTTAACAAACCAATCGTCTGTGAGCATGTAGTCGAGACCCGCATTAGCGGCTAGCCCCCAAGAATCATCCAAATCAAGGCCATCAAGACCCGCAGCTTTACCTTTGCCTTTAAACTCTTCATCAAAGAAGAATGTATAGTTAATACCTGCACCTACGTATGGACGAAACTTGCTTTCTGCCTGGCCAAAATAGTATTGCAACATAAAGGTTGGTGGGAGGTGCTTAGTATCTGCAATAGTCCCTAGATCAAGTAGATCTGTCTCAATATCATGTTTAAACGGCGTTGCTGCCAACACTTCAAAACTGATGTTATCCGTGAACATGTAGCCGAAAGTCAAACCCAGCTGGACGTCGGATTTCACTTCTAATTCATCACTACTACCTAAAATTTTATCACTGCTGTCATTAGGTACTACCGCAGCTAAACCGCCACGAACAATAAAGTCACCTTCTTTATGAGCAAGCGCACTCCCTGAAGCGAGAAGAGCAAAGACCGCGACACTGCATAATGTTTTTTTCATTGTAATTTCCTTAACGTAGGGCTTTGTAATTCATGACCTTTCGAGTCATTTTTATTTTGCGGGAAAAGTAGCACACAATAACCATACACTTTTGATGGAAATCAATTTATGTAACTTAGTAGCTATTCAATTACATTTATATCGATTAGATCACTCTCTTATGCAACATTAGTGACATTCATGTAATGCAGCTTTTGCGTATATCACATGAAAAAAAGCTCCCGAAGGAGCTTTATTATTTAAGTATCTTTTTAGCCAGCTGGTGTGTCTTTGCTTTGACGTGCAATTAAGGCTTCTTGTTCCTTTATCATTTTCGCAAATTCGTCCCTACGAGCTTTAAAGCCCGCCATTTCATTCTGCGGAACCGAGTTTGCCATCGGAATATTGGCTCGCATTGCATTAACTGGTCGGCCACGGTCGATGAGTTCATAGTGAATATGTGGACCGGTCACTCGCCCTGTTGAACCTGACAGACCTACGCGCTGACCACGTGATACTTTCTGACCTTTACGAACCAGGATCTTACTGAGGTGCAAATAACGCGTTTTGTAACGGTTACCATGCTCAACAACGACATACTTACCCGCATAAGGGTGGTTACGAGTCAGTATCACGACACCGTCACCAGTAGATACGATTGGCGTGCCTGTTGGAGTCGCCCAATCCGTGCCGTTATGAGGCGCAACACGGCCAGTTACTGGGTGTTTACGCGTCGGGTTAAAATTGGAGCTCAAGCGATAATTACCAAGGATAGGTTTACGTTGGAACGCTCGCTCTAGGCTTTCACCACTATAATCGTAATATTGACCGTCGGTATGAAGGTAGGCAGTCAATTCTCGGCCTCGATTCACAATTCGAATCGCTTGCAGTTCTTCATTCCCGGTGAATACACCATTGACAGTCTGACGTGATTGCACCACTTCAAACTTGTCACCCGCTCTTAAATCTCGAGAGAAATTTACTTTCTCTTTCAACAGAGTAACGATCTGGCTTACCTGCTTAGCCCCTAGACCGAGCGAGTAGACTGACTCAGAAAAGCTCCCATGAATGGACCCAACCAATGCACGAGAACTCCACTCCCCCGGAATCTTTATATCTTCAAACTCGTAACTTCCATCGTCTAACCTTGAGTAAACAGCGCTTTCTACCAAGCTAAAAACAAGTTCCATCTTCTGTAGATTGCCATTTTCGTCGTTTTTCCAAAAACGCAGCTTGTTACCTGGTTTCAATGTATCTAATGCCAGATAGTTAAGATCGGTTGCCATCACGCTCATTAATTCGCTATAGCCAAATCCAAGTTGTTCAAAAATCACACTTAGAGTGTCGCCCGACTGAATTGTATATTCATAGTCCGGCATATCTACATGCGAAAATTCAGCGTGTTTGAGTTCGGAAGTCACCTCCGACTCTGGAATAGACAAATCAATAGTACGAGTGAAAGGGTGATTGGGGTTTGTCGAAGAAAGCGCCACAGCGACCAGCACTGGTAGGCTCAAAAGTGACAACTTTTTTAAATTTGAAAGCTCATTTAGGCGACTCATTACTGTTGTTTTAGCGCACACAGCTTTACCCTTAGTACTAAAAGAAAGTGCTAAGATTACGAATTTATGGAAGATTTGTCACCTAGCGAATGTAAAAG
Protein-coding regions in this window:
- the ppsA gene encoding phosphoenolpyruvate synthase, whose protein sequence is MQNNTLWFNGLSMEDVDKVGGKNASLGEMVSNLSNAGVSVPNGFATTSYAFNQFLDFEGLDERIHQLLDELDVEDVEALRKTGATIRQWVLEAPFPADLEQDIRTNYQELIEGNTELSVAVRSSATAEDLPDASFAGQQETFLNVKGIDAVLEATKHVYASLFNDRAISYRVHQGFDHRGISLSAGIQRMVRSDKASSGVMFTLDTESGFDQVVFITSAWGLGEMVVQGAVNPDEFYVHKPLLEAGQNAIVKKTFGSKLTKMIYSTNQEIGKQVDIVDTSDAERSEFSLNEEEIKELAKQAMIIEKHYQRPMDIEWAKDGIDGKLYIVQARPETVCSQSDQNVIERYELNNKAEVLVEGRAIGQRIGSGKVRLVDSLDQMSLVQEGDVLVTDMTDPDWEPVMKKASAIVTNRGGRTCHAAIIARELGIPAIVGCGNATSSLTDGATVTVSCAEGETGYVYQGELDFEIKRSSVDELPLLSTKVMMNVGNPDRAFDFAQIPNEGVGLARLEFIINKMIGIHPKALLNFDAQTDELKAEITQRIRGYKDPVDFYVSKLTEGVATIAAAFWPKRVIVRLSDFKSNEYSNLVGGQGYEPHEENPMLGFRGASRYISPVFEDCFELETQAIKRVRNEMGLKNVEIMIPFVRTPSEAASVIDLLAKFDLRRGDQGLKVIMMCELPSNAVLADEFLKYFDGFSIGSNDMTQLTLGLDRDSGDVAHLFDERNPAVKVMLKMAIDAATKAGKYVGICGQGPSDHDDLAEWLMEQGISSVSLNPDTVIDTWLKLGNVSTN
- the ompW gene encoding outer membrane protein OmpW, which gives rise to MKKTLCSVAVFALLASGSALAHKEGDFIVRGGLAAVVPNDSSDKILGSSDELEVKSDVQLGLTFGYMFTDNISFEVLAATPFKHDIETDLLDLGTIADTKHLPPTFMLQYYFGQAESKFRPYVGAGINYTFFFDEEFKGKGKAAGLDGLDLDDSWGLAANAGLDYMLTDDWFVNASVWYIDIETEANYTFNGEKHTTDVEIDPWVFMIGGGYKF
- a CDS encoding peptidoglycan DD-metalloendopeptidase family protein, which codes for MSRLNELSNLKKLSLLSLPVLVAVALSSTNPNHPFTRTIDLSIPESEVTSELKHAEFSHVDMPDYEYTIQSGDTLSVIFEQLGFGYSELMSVMATDLNYLALDTLKPGNKLRFWKNDENGNLQKMELVFSLVESAVYSRLDDGSYEFEDIKIPGEWSSRALVGSIHGSFSESVYSLGLGAKQVSQIVTLLKEKVNFSRDLRAGDKFEVVQSRQTVNGVFTGNEELQAIRIVNRGRELTAYLHTDGQYYDYSGESLERAFQRKPILGNYRLSSNFNPTRKHPVTGRVAPHNGTDWATPTGTPIVSTGDGVVILTRNHPYAGKYVVVEHGNRYKTRYLHLSKILVRKGQKVSRGQRVGLSGSTGRVTGPHIHYELIDRGRPVNAMRANIPMANSVPQNEMAGFKARRDEFAKMIKEQEALIARQSKDTPAG